From Roseibium alexandrii DFL-11, the proteins below share one genomic window:
- a CDS encoding arylsulfatase, which yields MKRDKWPFTGRLRSQVSAVFAAAACAVVGAAPALSQTDKPNILVIMADDVGWASLSSYHGGIKSIETPNLDRLAAQGARLTDYYAEPSCTAGRSAFITGQFPVRTGMHTVGLPGDPVGLNEDDPTLANVLKSLGYTTGQFGKNHLGDLNKYLPTAKGFDEYWGWLYHLNAMEYTSDPDWPKDPEFAAQFGPRNIIHSFATETEDETVDPRWGKVGKQRIVDDGPAPPERQKTLDDEVTAHTIDFMDRAVERQTPFFIWMAPARAHVWTHLSPEYEAMLGDGRGLQDVVMKELDNNVGKVLSRLDELGIADNTIVMFTSDNGPETMTWPDGGTTPFHGEKGTTWEGGFRVPAIIRWPGKIAEGQVLNGIFSGLDWMPTLVAAAGGPDNLSEQLLEGYDGYTVHLDGYNQLPYLLGTGDSSRDEIIYYEGTDLQAVRYRDWKAHFVIQKHGWAGPKEELNAPLLFNLRRDPYEKAAEESGLYTRWMGNKMWAFGPAAKLVQRHLATFQAFPPRGTAVSNESEVQAQTSSEGGFAQ from the coding sequence ATGAAACGAGATAAATGGCCGTTCACCGGCAGACTTCGATCGCAGGTGTCTGCCGTGTTCGCCGCGGCGGCCTGTGCCGTTGTGGGCGCTGCGCCGGCGCTTTCCCAAACAGACAAGCCGAACATTCTGGTCATTATGGCGGACGACGTCGGCTGGGCAAGCCTGAGCAGCTATCACGGCGGCATCAAGAGCATTGAAACCCCAAACCTTGACAGGCTCGCCGCGCAAGGTGCCCGCCTGACGGACTATTATGCGGAGCCGAGCTGTACGGCCGGCCGGTCGGCCTTCATCACCGGTCAGTTTCCGGTGCGCACCGGAATGCACACAGTGGGACTTCCCGGTGACCCGGTCGGTCTAAATGAGGACGATCCAACACTTGCCAACGTGTTGAAATCTCTCGGTTATACAACTGGTCAGTTTGGCAAAAACCATCTTGGCGACCTGAACAAATATCTGCCGACAGCCAAGGGTTTCGATGAATATTGGGGGTGGCTCTATCATCTCAATGCCATGGAGTATACCTCCGATCCAGACTGGCCGAAGGATCCCGAATTCGCGGCACAATTCGGTCCGCGAAATATCATTCATTCCTTCGCAACAGAGACCGAAGACGAGACGGTGGATCCCCGCTGGGGCAAAGTTGGCAAACAGCGCATTGTCGACGACGGACCAGCCCCTCCCGAGCGCCAGAAAACACTTGACGATGAGGTCACCGCGCACACGATCGACTTTATGGATCGGGCCGTTGAAAGGCAGACCCCGTTTTTTATCTGGATGGCACCGGCCCGTGCCCATGTCTGGACGCATCTCAGCCCGGAATACGAGGCCATGCTGGGGGACGGCCGCGGACTGCAAGACGTCGTGATGAAGGAACTTGATAACAATGTTGGTAAGGTACTGTCACGCCTCGACGAGCTTGGGATTGCCGACAACACCATCGTGATGTTCACCTCCGACAATGGTCCGGAAACCATGACATGGCCCGATGGCGGCACCACGCCGTTTCATGGCGAAAAGGGAACAACCTGGGAAGGCGGGTTCCGGGTGCCGGCGATCATTCGCTGGCCCGGCAAGATCGCCGAGGGGCAGGTGCTCAACGGGATCTTCAGCGGTCTTGACTGGATGCCAACCCTGGTTGCCGCGGCCGGTGGTCCTGACAATCTTTCCGAGCAGCTGCTTGAAGGGTATGACGGCTATACCGTTCATCTGGATGGCTACAACCAGCTTCCCTACCTCCTTGGAACGGGCGACAGCAGCCGGGATGAAATCATCTATTATGAGGGCACCGACCTTCAGGCTGTCCGGTACCGGGACTGGAAGGCGCATTTCGTGATCCAGAAGCATGGCTGGGCCGGACCGAAAGAAGAGTTGAATGCGCCGCTGCTCTTCAATCTCCGCCGGGATCCTTATGAAAAGGCGGCGGAGGAGAGCGGATTGTACACCCGCTGGATGGGTAACAAGATGTGGGCCTTTGGTCCGGCGGCGAAGCTCGTGCAACGGCATCTGGCAACGTTCCAGGCCTTCCCGCCACGGGGCACTGCTGTCAGCAATGAGAGCGAGGTGCAAGCACAGACCAGCTCCGAAGGCGGGTTTGCCCAATAG
- a CDS encoding DUF4345 domain-containing protein, whose protein sequence is MTPDTKQRLFLGIAAAGLTPIALSYGLLPGLTLPWLFGVDAAGINTRHIFRAVMGLYLALAVFWCLGALRPNLRLPALWSLVIFMLGLALGRALSLTMDGMPHPLLTVYMLLEVGFAAIGALLIRQSRSPPGSFRLDH, encoded by the coding sequence ATGACCCCTGATACGAAACAGCGGCTGTTCCTGGGGATCGCGGCAGCAGGCCTCACCCCGATTGCCTTATCCTATGGTCTCCTGCCAGGCCTGACGTTGCCGTGGCTTTTTGGCGTGGACGCGGCCGGGATCAACACCCGGCACATCTTTCGCGCCGTCATGGGCTTGTATCTGGCGCTGGCAGTCTTCTGGTGTCTCGGGGCCCTTCGGCCCAACCTGCGGCTGCCGGCGCTCTGGAGCCTTGTGATCTTCATGCTGGGGCTGGCGCTTGGCCGGGCCCTCAGCCTCACCATGGATGGCATGCCGCATCCATTGTTGACCGTCTATATGCTCCTCGAGGTCGGGTTTGCCGCGATAGGCGCCCTGCTGATCCGCCAAAGCCGGTCTCCGCCCGGATCCTTCCGGCTTGACCACTAA
- a CDS encoding mechanosensitive ion channel family protein produces MEKLASDLDPDQVNALADLVTLLQEGADAKNASNGAATDGRSFIEQLQSAVGAFGAMIAGHFQNLPALVTGIVSGIAALFAGSVAGPVHILLGSIALLLVTGYAAEFLFNRLVIKKREQIQSQQPESLFQTVKTVSIRAGLDLGGLIIFAIVVMIVGRLAIFDPMTRSFAFQAVFWIVLLPRVIAALLRFALAPQRSELRLVSANDTTAKSLYRSFTSLFAFVGVSFFVRDVMLATGADVGETYRFFIGFGVNAWLVAVLWKSRHGLTNIILGDDDEPTSGLERMARFWPYFSMVFIVFNWLLVQITSSMGIDALTAGRSLGVIALVVFAPFLDTMVRGIVSHIVPPMQGEGPVAEAAHMQTRQSYVRIARVALLAFLILTVGRIYGLNLLALGGDGGSDVARNSVIFLLILAAGYLAWEITNLWVSRQLAKDSPPQAAQDEESEMGGAGKSRLATILPLVRVVLQVTIVTLTVLLGLSQLGVNITPLLAGAGVVGLAVGFGAQTLVSDVVAGIFFLMDDAFRMGEFINTGGAQGTIEKISIRSMQLRGTKGAVHVVPYGQISNLTNLSRDWVIMKLKFTIPFDTDQEKVRKIFKKIGQEIMEMEEYKDDMLAPFKGQGVADVDDVGIVVRGKFTTKPGKQFGVRREIYKRVQKAFEENGIQFARKEVRVQLPENTKLDDSEKEAIAAAAAEAAAPKPAPRT; encoded by the coding sequence ATGGAAAAGCTCGCTTCGGATCTCGACCCGGATCAAGTCAATGCCCTGGCTGACCTTGTCACGTTGCTGCAAGAAGGCGCAGACGCCAAGAACGCCAGCAATGGCGCAGCTACAGACGGACGCAGCTTTATCGAGCAATTGCAGTCCGCAGTTGGCGCCTTCGGGGCCATGATCGCCGGCCATTTCCAAAACTTGCCTGCACTTGTTACAGGGATTGTGTCGGGAATCGCCGCCTTGTTCGCGGGCTCGGTCGCCGGACCGGTCCACATCCTCCTAGGCTCGATCGCTCTGCTCTTGGTCACGGGTTATGCTGCCGAGTTTCTTTTCAACCGATTGGTCATAAAGAAACGAGAGCAGATACAGTCGCAGCAACCGGAGTCTCTCTTCCAGACCGTCAAGACTGTCTCGATCCGTGCCGGACTGGATCTTGGCGGACTGATCATATTTGCGATTGTTGTCATGATTGTCGGCCGGTTGGCGATCTTCGACCCTATGACCCGGTCCTTTGCGTTCCAGGCAGTGTTTTGGATTGTCCTGCTGCCGAGGGTCATTGCGGCGTTGCTGCGATTTGCGCTTGCGCCCCAGCGCAGCGAACTGCGTTTGGTAAGCGCAAATGACACCACCGCAAAGTCGCTCTACCGCAGCTTCACGTCACTGTTCGCTTTTGTCGGTGTTTCGTTCTTCGTGCGCGACGTGATGCTGGCGACCGGGGCAGATGTTGGCGAGACCTATCGTTTCTTTATCGGTTTCGGTGTGAACGCCTGGCTGGTCGCTGTTCTCTGGAAATCGCGGCATGGCCTCACAAACATCATTCTGGGCGACGATGACGAACCGACCAGCGGCCTGGAACGCATGGCGCGGTTCTGGCCCTATTTCTCGATGGTGTTCATCGTCTTCAACTGGTTGCTTGTCCAGATCACATCCAGCATGGGCATCGATGCATTGACTGCGGGCCGGTCGCTCGGCGTCATTGCTCTGGTGGTCTTTGCCCCGTTCCTCGACACGATGGTTCGCGGGATCGTGTCCCACATTGTTCCGCCAATGCAGGGCGAAGGTCCGGTTGCCGAGGCCGCACACATGCAAACCCGGCAAAGCTATGTCCGGATTGCCCGTGTCGCATTGCTGGCATTTCTCATCCTTACCGTAGGCCGTATCTATGGCCTCAACCTGTTGGCCCTTGGCGGTGATGGGGGATCTGACGTTGCCCGCAACAGCGTTATCTTCCTTCTGATATTGGCCGCGGGGTATTTGGCGTGGGAAATCACCAATCTCTGGGTCAGCCGCCAACTGGCGAAAGACTCGCCGCCACAAGCCGCCCAGGACGAGGAATCCGAAATGGGCGGTGCCGGCAAGTCCCGCCTGGCGACAATTCTGCCGCTTGTCCGGGTCGTTCTGCAGGTCACCATTGTCACCCTCACCGTCCTGCTTGGATTGAGTCAGCTTGGAGTCAACATCACCCCGCTGCTTGCTGGTGCCGGTGTTGTCGGTCTGGCGGTCGGATTTGGAGCACAAACGCTTGTGAGCGATGTTGTCGCGGGCATTTTCTTCCTGATGGACGACGCATTCCGCATGGGTGAATTCATCAACACTGGCGGTGCGCAAGGCACGATTGAAAAGATCTCGATCCGGTCGATGCAGCTGCGCGGCACGAAGGGAGCTGTGCATGTCGTGCCTTATGGTCAGATTTCAAATCTCACCAATCTGTCGCGCGACTGGGTCATCATGAAACTGAAATTCACCATCCCGTTCGACACCGATCAGGAGAAGGTCCGCAAGATCTTCAAGAAAATCGGCCAAGAGATCATGGAGATGGAGGAATACAAGGACGACATGCTTGCGCCATTCAAAGGCCAGGGCGTCGCAGATGTCGACGATGTCGGTATTGTCGTCCGGGGCAAGTTCACCACCAAACCTGGCAAACAGTTCGGTGTCCGCCGGGAAATCTACAAGCGTGTCCAAAAGGCGTTTGAAGAAAACGGGATCCAGTTTGCCCGCAAGGAGGTCCGGGTGCAGCTGCCGGAAAACACAAAACTCGATGATAGCGAAAAGGAAGCCATTGCCGCGGCAGCGGCAGAAGCTGCAGCCCCTAAACCAGCTCCTCGGACTTAG
- a CDS encoding DUF2189 domain-containing protein — protein sequence MSEQELASNELRPMPQVNKITANDVIDALAAGMADFRRAPVYGITIGAIFAAGGLFVVLSAAALKMSYLSYPAAAGFVLLGPFAAVGLYEVSRRLQSGEELSWSKILGTMWAQKGRELSWMAFVVLFIQIMWMYQVRLLLALFLGFRSFASFEEFLTEIVSTPEGLMFLAVGHVVGAILSLILFSLTVISFPLLLEEDRDFITAMITSVRAVVTSPVPMIGWAFAVTATLIVSMAPGFLGLIITLPILGHTTWHLYKKCVVMPEEPASSVQTQSST from the coding sequence ATGAGCGAACAAGAATTGGCGTCAAACGAGCTGCGCCCAATGCCGCAGGTCAACAAGATCACCGCAAATGACGTGATCGATGCACTGGCCGCAGGTATGGCGGATTTCCGCCGGGCCCCGGTCTACGGCATAACGATCGGAGCAATCTTTGCGGCAGGGGGACTGTTTGTTGTCCTCAGCGCCGCTGCACTGAAGATGAGTTACCTGTCCTATCCGGCCGCCGCCGGGTTCGTTCTTCTCGGCCCTTTTGCCGCAGTGGGACTTTACGAGGTCAGCCGCAGACTGCAATCGGGGGAAGAGCTCTCCTGGTCCAAGATTTTGGGCACCATGTGGGCGCAAAAGGGCCGGGAACTCTCCTGGATGGCGTTTGTAGTCCTCTTCATCCAGATCATGTGGATGTATCAGGTCCGGCTGCTGCTTGCGCTCTTTTTAGGCTTCAGGTCATTCGCTTCGTTTGAAGAGTTTTTGACCGAGATTGTCTCGACGCCGGAAGGCCTGATGTTCCTGGCCGTCGGGCATGTGGTCGGTGCCATCCTGTCCCTAATCCTCTTTTCTCTGACCGTCATCTCGTTCCCGCTCCTTCTCGAAGAGGACCGGGATTTCATAACGGCAATGATCACAAGCGTTCGTGCGGTTGTCACGTCTCCAGTGCCGATGATCGGCTGGGCGTTCGCCGTGACCGCCACATTGATCGTCTCGATGGCACCCGGTTTCCTGGGATTGATTATCACACTGCCGATCCTCGGACACACAACATGGCACCTTTACAAAAAGTGCGTGGTAATGCCGGAGGAGCCAGCGTCAAGCGTTCAAACTCAATCTTCAACTTAA
- the truA gene encoding tRNA pseudouridine(38-40) synthase TruA translates to MPRYKLTVEYDGRPFSGWQRQANAPSVQAVIERAIKAFSGEEVTIGGAGRTDTGVHATGQVCHADLSKQWPTKTVMGALNFHCQPDPVVILDCEEMHEGFDARFSAIRRAYRYRIHNRLQPLTHQLGLAWHVKHELDADAMHQAAQEFVGHHDFTTFRHSRCQAKSPEKTLEHFSVYRDGDFVIAECSSRSFLHNQVRSMVGTLRLVGEDRWGPGDITNALKARDRKACGPVAPADGLYLTRVDYRPAQVDIDSLVEWQARKAEMAAVETEA, encoded by the coding sequence ATGCCGCGATACAAGCTGACCGTGGAGTATGATGGCCGGCCGTTTTCCGGATGGCAGCGGCAGGCAAATGCGCCGTCCGTGCAGGCGGTGATCGAGCGGGCGATCAAAGCGTTTTCCGGCGAAGAAGTGACCATTGGCGGGGCAGGGCGCACGGATACTGGTGTTCATGCAACCGGTCAGGTGTGCCATGCGGATCTCTCAAAGCAATGGCCTACCAAAACCGTCATGGGTGCGTTGAATTTCCATTGCCAGCCAGACCCGGTGGTCATCCTTGATTGTGAAGAAATGCATGAGGGATTTGATGCCCGCTTCTCTGCGATCCGGCGTGCCTATCGCTATCGAATCCACAATCGCCTGCAACCGTTAACGCATCAGCTCGGTTTGGCTTGGCACGTGAAACATGAGCTGGATGCCGATGCCATGCACCAGGCGGCACAGGAGTTCGTTGGCCACCATGATTTTACGACCTTCCGTCACTCCCGGTGTCAGGCAAAAAGCCCGGAAAAGACGCTTGAGCATTTTTCAGTTTACCGGGACGGCGATTTTGTGATTGCCGAATGTTCCAGCCGGTCTTTCCTGCACAATCAGGTCCGCTCAATGGTTGGGACATTGAGATTGGTTGGAGAAGACCGATGGGGACCTGGCGACATCACCAACGCCTTGAAAGCCCGGGACCGGAAAGCGTGTGGTCCGGTCGCTCCAGCTGACGGTCTTTACCTGACACGTGTTGATTACCGGCCCGCGCAGGTGGACATTGACTCCCTGGTAGAGTGGCAGGCGCGCAAGGCAGAGATGGCTGCTGTAGAGACTGAAGCTTAG
- a CDS encoding GNAT family N-acetyltransferase, producing MSKDGTISDITIRELTPADEKAVAALLLSVYPSDMEARLVHKLRHCGALVLEQVAVAPDGAFLGHIAFSRVTNTTIGANQAVQVACLAPVSIRAGEQRKGIGSRLIESSMKRLGELQEDLVLVLGPPSYFPRFGFDADLAKKVHGPYAGAAFMAAPLTEAGSNNLPIEVTFATPFEEFD from the coding sequence ATGAGCAAAGACGGCACCATTTCCGACATAACCATCCGGGAACTCACACCTGCGGATGAAAAGGCTGTTGCGGCGCTCCTTCTGTCCGTTTATCCGTCGGATATGGAAGCGCGCCTCGTACACAAGCTACGTCATTGCGGTGCGCTCGTACTGGAACAGGTGGCAGTAGCACCTGATGGCGCTTTCCTAGGACATATAGCGTTTAGTCGGGTCACCAACACAACGATTGGGGCCAATCAAGCCGTTCAGGTTGCCTGTCTTGCCCCAGTCTCGATACGAGCTGGTGAGCAACGCAAAGGTATCGGATCCAGGCTGATTGAATCGTCAATGAAGCGTCTCGGCGAGCTGCAAGAAGATCTGGTTTTGGTGCTCGGTCCGCCGAGCTATTTCCCAAGATTTGGCTTTGATGCGGACTTGGCAAAAAAAGTTCATGGACCCTATGCCGGTGCGGCTTTTATGGCGGCACCCTTGACCGAAGCCGGGTCGAACAACTTGCCGATCGAAGTTACCTTCGCCACGCCCTTTGAAGAGTTTGATTAA
- the fmt gene encoding methionyl-tRNA formyltransferase — translation MSLRVVFMGTPDFSVPTLMEIVGQGHEVVACYSQPPRPAGRGMDLKKSPVHEAAESFGIPVFTPTSLKSPEDQAQFAALDADVAVVVAYGLLLPKAILEAPEQGCLNLHASMLPRWRGAAPINRAIMAGDKETAVQVMRMEEGLDTGPVCMSETLAISENMTAGELHDQLSSLGGDLMVRALAALSRSALGEQLQSEEGVTYAAKLSKQETRIEWSLSAENVHNHIRGLSPFPGAWCEMELGGKTERVKILRSSLADGNGDAGSVLAVDGAPVVACGANAVRLDQVQRAGKKPMTGEDFLRGAALSVGAHVS, via the coding sequence ATGTCACTTCGCGTCGTTTTTATGGGCACCCCCGATTTCTCCGTGCCAACCTTGATGGAAATCGTTGGGCAGGGCCATGAGGTTGTGGCTTGCTATTCACAGCCGCCGCGTCCGGCCGGGCGGGGCATGGATCTGAAAAAGTCCCCCGTCCACGAGGCGGCGGAATCGTTTGGCATTCCGGTTTTCACGCCTACAAGCCTGAAAAGCCCGGAGGACCAAGCCCAGTTTGCTGCGCTTGACGCCGATGTTGCGGTTGTTGTCGCGTACGGTCTGTTGCTTCCAAAAGCGATCCTGGAGGCCCCGGAGCAGGGCTGCCTGAATTTGCACGCATCGATGCTGCCGCGCTGGCGGGGGGCTGCGCCGATCAATCGGGCGATCATGGCCGGGGACAAAGAGACCGCGGTTCAGGTCATGCGGATGGAAGAGGGACTGGATACGGGGCCTGTTTGTATGTCTGAGACTTTAGCAATCTCGGAAAACATGACTGCCGGAGAGTTGCACGACCAATTGTCGAGCCTTGGTGGCGACTTGATGGTTCGGGCGCTCGCAGCCTTGTCCCGGAGCGCGTTGGGCGAACAGTTGCAATCCGAGGAGGGCGTCACCTATGCGGCGAAGCTCTCCAAACAGGAAACTCGGATCGAATGGTCTTTGTCGGCTGAAAACGTACACAATCACATCCGCGGCCTTTCTCCTTTCCCGGGCGCTTGGTGCGAGATGGAGCTGGGTGGCAAAACGGAACGGGTAAAGATTTTGCGCAGCAGCTTGGCAGACGGCAATGGCGATGCGGGGAGTGTATTGGCTGTTGACGGGGCACCGGTTGTGGCTTGTGGCGCTAATGCGGTGCGCCTCGATCAGGTGCAGCGGGCAGGCAAGAAACCGATGACAGGTGAAGATTTCTTACGCGGCGCCGCCCTATCTGTTGGAGCACATGTCAGCTAG
- the def gene encoding peptide deformylase, with protein MTKRPIITIPDPVLREVCAPIEKVDAETIALADDMLETMYDAPGIGLAASQVGILKRIFVLDVAKEDAPKEPMVFINPEIIWYGDELSVYQEGCLSIPDYYEDVERPAEVAVKFMDREGAEQEIKADGLLATCIQHELDHLNGKLFIDYLSKLKRDRVVKKFTKQAKLAGQL; from the coding sequence ATGACAAAACGCCCGATTATCACCATTCCAGACCCGGTTCTCCGCGAAGTGTGTGCGCCAATTGAAAAGGTCGACGCTGAAACCATCGCCCTCGCCGATGATATGCTGGAAACCATGTATGACGCCCCCGGTATTGGCCTTGCTGCCAGCCAGGTCGGCATCTTGAAACGTATCTTCGTTCTTGATGTTGCCAAGGAGGATGCACCCAAGGAACCGATGGTTTTCATCAACCCGGAAATCATCTGGTACGGTGATGAACTTTCAGTCTATCAGGAAGGGTGCCTGTCGATCCCGGACTATTATGAAGACGTCGAGCGTCCGGCTGAAGTTGCCGTCAAGTTTATGGACCGGGAAGGTGCGGAACAGGAGATCAAGGCCGATGGATTGCTGGCAACTTGTATCCAGCACGAGCTCGACCACCTGAACGGCAAGTTGTTCATCGATTATCTGTCCAAACTGAAACGCGATCGGGTGGTCAAGAAGTTCACGAAACAGGCCAAACTGGCCGGCCAACTCTAA
- a CDS encoding DNA recombination protein RmuC, giving the protein MNEILFELSGRPITVLETAVGGGLFLLALIVWLIMKTMREIRLRAEADTAATERIHELESHLSQLLKSQGEMTGRMQTMAEVFGSRQSDMMRAVNERLDGMGHKLGLSMADTSKRTQDGLRHLHERLAVIDRAQATITDLSGQVGQLQAILSNKQTRGAFGQGRMEAIIQDQLAPSGYSFQSTLSNNSRPDCLIHMPNGAPPLAIDAKFPLEAFNLIRNAETDEQLKYAQAQFRRDFTKHIQDISEKYLLPGETQDTAFLFVPSESIFAELNERFEDLIQKSHRARVVIVSPSLLMLSIQVIHSVLRDAKMREQAHLIQAEVGHLIADVGRLNDRVGKLQSHFAQANKDIDQILISSEKIGKRSRKIEDLELGEASSGADPQGDDAPQLAMAPDR; this is encoded by the coding sequence ATGAACGAGATCCTTTTCGAATTGAGCGGACGACCGATCACGGTTTTGGAAACGGCCGTTGGAGGCGGACTGTTTCTGCTTGCCCTGATTGTCTGGCTGATCATGAAAACCATGCGGGAGATCCGTCTGCGGGCGGAAGCCGATACAGCCGCAACGGAGCGCATTCACGAACTGGAAAGCCACCTCTCCCAATTGCTGAAGTCTCAAGGTGAAATGACCGGCCGGATGCAGACCATGGCCGAGGTCTTCGGCTCTCGTCAGTCGGACATGATGCGCGCCGTCAATGAGCGCCTTGACGGCATGGGGCACAAGCTCGGACTTTCCATGGCAGATACGAGCAAGCGCACCCAGGACGGACTGCGGCATCTGCATGAGCGGCTTGCGGTGATCGACCGGGCGCAGGCGACCATCACGGACCTTTCAGGACAGGTCGGGCAGCTTCAAGCGATCCTTTCAAACAAGCAGACGCGAGGGGCATTCGGACAAGGACGCATGGAAGCGATCATCCAGGATCAACTGGCGCCGAGCGGTTACTCTTTTCAATCCACGCTCTCCAACAACAGTCGACCTGATTGTCTCATTCACATGCCAAACGGAGCGCCTCCGCTCGCCATCGACGCTAAGTTCCCGCTAGAGGCGTTTAATCTCATTCGGAATGCCGAAACGGACGAACAGCTCAAGTATGCGCAAGCACAGTTCAGGCGAGACTTCACAAAGCATATACAAGACATCAGCGAAAAATACCTGCTCCCAGGAGAGACCCAGGACACTGCGTTCCTCTTTGTGCCATCCGAAAGCATCTTCGCAGAGCTTAATGAGCGGTTTGAAGACTTGATCCAGAAATCACACCGCGCCCGCGTGGTAATCGTATCGCCGTCGCTTTTGATGCTGTCGATCCAAGTGATCCATTCCGTGTTGCGCGATGCGAAAATGCGCGAACAGGCTCATCTCATTCAAGCCGAAGTTGGCCACTTGATTGCAGATGTCGGCCGCCTCAACGACCGTGTCGGCAAGCTGCAGTCTCACTTTGCCCAGGCCAACAAGGACATCGACCAGATCTTGATCTCGTCCGAAAAGATCGGAAAACGCAGCCGCAAGATCGAGGACCTGGAGCTTGGCGAGGCCTCTTCGGGCGCTGACCCACAAGGCGATGACGCGCCTCAACTGGCCATGGCTCCCGACCGCTAG
- a CDS encoding C40 family peptidase: protein MQTNFDRRRHPVRMDLAAKSYEGQVAADRFVEGEKYRVSADRLEFRPQPRQDISIDTEGLFGEKITVYEQTPEGWAWGQLETDGYVGWFSSDAIQKAEKPTHRVTALRTFLYPAPELKMPPLSLLSIGSLVSVAGEAETRGLQYAVLADGSAIVAKHLVPLGHTDADWVASAEALLGTPYLWGGRSSLGLDCSALVQLAAQTGGILLPRDSDMQEAEAGTEIPFDNVSSLIRGDLLFWKGHVGIITAPNQLLHANGHTMTVAYEELDKAVARIAATEWGAITKARRLG, encoded by the coding sequence ATGCAGACCAACTTCGATCGACGGCGTCACCCGGTGCGTATGGATCTCGCAGCCAAATCGTATGAAGGGCAGGTAGCCGCAGACCGGTTTGTAGAGGGTGAGAAGTACCGGGTGAGCGCTGACCGTTTGGAGTTTAGGCCGCAGCCTCGGCAAGACATTTCAATTGATACGGAAGGTTTGTTCGGCGAGAAAATCACCGTTTACGAACAAACCCCTGAGGGCTGGGCTTGGGGCCAGTTGGAAACCGATGGCTACGTGGGCTGGTTTTCCTCTGACGCCATTCAGAAGGCCGAAAAACCAACGCATCGCGTTACTGCGTTGAGGACGTTTCTGTATCCAGCCCCTGAGCTCAAGATGCCGCCGCTTAGCCTGCTTTCGATCGGGTCTTTGGTGAGTGTTGCTGGCGAAGCAGAAACGCGAGGCTTGCAATACGCTGTCTTGGCAGATGGCTCTGCTATTGTCGCAAAACACCTGGTTCCCTTGGGCCACACGGATGCCGATTGGGTTGCAAGTGCTGAAGCACTCCTTGGAACGCCTTATTTGTGGGGGGGACGCTCCAGTTTGGGGTTGGATTGTTCTGCGCTCGTTCAACTGGCAGCCCAGACAGGAGGTATACTTCTGCCTCGGGACAGTGACATGCAGGAAGCGGAAGCCGGGACTGAAATACCTTTCGATAACGTGTCGTCGCTTATTCGTGGCGATCTCCTGTTTTGGAAAGGGCACGTTGGGATCATCACTGCTCCAAACCAGCTGCTTCATGCCAACGGCCACACGATGACCGTGGCTTATGAAGAGCTCGACAAAGCCGTTGCCAGAATAGCGGCGACCGAATGGGGCGCGATCACGAAAGCGCGCCGCCTCGGCTGA
- a CDS encoding MarR family transcriptional regulator, whose product MGIEIRGAQALRLMHEVNLALVRGSDQDLSARQLTILLTVYLEPPPHTVRGLAAKLNVTKPAITRALDTLGSMRLLSRKRDEADKRNVIITRTVEGALYLEQLGDLVVEKAAELPR is encoded by the coding sequence ATGGGCATCGAAATACGCGGCGCACAGGCGTTGCGGCTCATGCATGAGGTCAATTTGGCGTTGGTCCGCGGCAGCGATCAGGATCTGTCCGCGCGGCAATTGACGATTCTTTTGACGGTTTACCTCGAGCCGCCGCCCCACACCGTGCGCGGTTTGGCTGCAAAACTAAACGTCACCAAACCGGCCATCACGCGGGCTCTCGACACTCTCGGATCCATGCGGTTGCTGTCTCGAAAAAGGGATGAGGCCGACAAACGCAATGTGATCATCACACGTACGGTTGAAGGTGCGCTCTATTTAGAGCAGCTTGGTGACCTCGTTGTCGAAAAGGCCGCTGAGCTTCCTCGATAA